A genomic region of Equus caballus isolate H_3958 breed thoroughbred chromosome 1, TB-T2T, whole genome shotgun sequence contains the following coding sequences:
- the LOC100067745 gene encoding stabilizer of axonemal microtubules 2 isoform X1 — protein MRSWCLCRICTCGRHRCPHGTTRIYENAGMFCPTTEYLEKYPPYGSALPPQSLKPKQEFRAGRGKMEGMTTFKSDYRPYEIVKQPRHVPEEYKPKQGEIDLGTTYKRDFNSYQVQPVAIVRPLERKHIKKGKLDTVPTYKDDYRAWDIQKTELYKREQTYSPPAVKFGNSTTFQDDYVPQEIKPRQSFRPSSVVKRSTCPFDGDTSHRLDYVPYQLEVKSSRPREVYKPTSQPFEDLTTHRRDFQGLAGETAKICRPAHTRVTQRAHFEGSTEFRESFQPWELPPPEVRKVQEYVPPAGAMQSDSTSHLDYVPHQATRVLPIRPLSHRSRNSDPFQGKSTTKEDFPAWESRRQGPVKQQPQIPAPSGRFEGLSTFRCHYVPHELVPTESCRPLQVPVKSSAPFDDVTMYSTEYVPKRREICPASCPSPPGYVFEHTDSRGHQFFRKVTPVVKAF, from the exons ATGCGGAGCTGGTGCCTGTGTCGGATCTGCACCTGCGG GCGGCATCGTTGTCCTCATGGAACCACAAGGATTTATGAAAATGCTGGCATGTTTTGCCCCACAActgaatatttggaaaaataccctCCGTATGGCAGTGCTCTTCCACCTCAGAGTCTTAAGCCCAAGCAGGAATTTCGAGCAGGCCGTGGTAAAATGGAAGGAATGACAACATTTAA GTCGGATTATCGTCCTTATGAAATAGTCAAACAGCCTCGTCATGTACCAGAAGAATATAAACCAAAACAGGGGGAGATCGATCTTGGTACCACCTACAAACGTGATTTTAATTCTTATCAAGTGCAGCCTGTTGCAATAGTGCGGCCTTTGGagagaaaacacattaaaaaaggaaagttgGACACTGTCCCAACCTATAAAG atgatTATAGAGCTTGGGACATTCAGAAAACTGAACTTTATAAACGAGAACAAACTTACTCTCCCCCCGCTGTGAAATTTGGAAATTCAACCACATTTCAGGACGACTATGTTCCACAGGAGATAAAGCCCAGGCAGAGCTTTAGACCCAGCTCTGTGGTCAAACGCTCCACATGCCCTTTTGATGGTGACACCAGTCATCGCCTTGACTATGTGCCTTACCAGCTAGAAGTCAAGTCCTCAAGGCCGAGAGAAGTTTACAAGCCAACCAGCCAACCCTTTGAGGATCTCACAACCCACCGACGTGACTTTCAGGGTCTGGCTGGTGAAACTGCGAAAATCTGCAGACCTGCACACACCAGAGTGACCCAAAGAGCTCATTTCGAAGGAAGCACTGAATTCCGTGAAAGTTTCCAGCCGTGGGAACTCCCGCCCCCTGAGGTCAGGAAAGTGCAGGAGTACGTTCCTCCTGCAGGTGCGATGCAGTCAGACAGCACGAGCCACCTCGACTACGTTCCCCATCAGGCCACGCGCGTCCTTCCCATCAGGCCGCTGTCCCATCGGAGCAGGAACAGTGATCCCTTCCAAGGGAAGAGCACCACAAAGGAAGACTTTCCCGCGTGGGAGAGTCGTCGCCAAGGCCCCGTCAAGCAGCAGCCGCAGATTCCTGCCCCGTCTGGAAGGTTCGAGGGTTTGAGCACTTTCAGGTGTCACTATGTGCCTCATGAACTGGTTCCAACGGAGAGCTGCAGACCTTTACAAGTTCCTGTTAAGAGTTCTGCTCCGTTTGATGACGTCACCATGTACTCCACAGAGTACGTGCCAAAGAGACGGGAGATCTGCCCTGCCAGCTGTCCTTCGCCTCCAGGCTATGTCTTCGAGCACACGGACTCCCGAGGTCATCAGTTCTTCCGCAAGGTCACTCCCGTGGTGAAGGCCTTCTGA
- the LOC100067745 gene encoding stabilizer of axonemal microtubules 2 isoform X2: MRSWCLCRICTCGSDYRPYEIVKQPRHVPEEYKPKQGEIDLGTTYKRDFNSYQVQPVAIVRPLERKHIKKGKLDTVPTYKDDYRAWDIQKTELYKREQTYSPPAVKFGNSTTFQDDYVPQEIKPRQSFRPSSVVKRSTCPFDGDTSHRLDYVPYQLEVKSSRPREVYKPTSQPFEDLTTHRRDFQGLAGETAKICRPAHTRVTQRAHFEGSTEFRESFQPWELPPPEVRKVQEYVPPAGAMQSDSTSHLDYVPHQATRVLPIRPLSHRSRNSDPFQGKSTTKEDFPAWESRRQGPVKQQPQIPAPSGRFEGLSTFRCHYVPHELVPTESCRPLQVPVKSSAPFDDVTMYSTEYVPKRREICPASCPSPPGYVFEHTDSRGHQFFRKVTPVVKAF; encoded by the exons ATGCGGAGCTGGTGCCTGTGTCGGATCTGCACCTGCGG GTCGGATTATCGTCCTTATGAAATAGTCAAACAGCCTCGTCATGTACCAGAAGAATATAAACCAAAACAGGGGGAGATCGATCTTGGTACCACCTACAAACGTGATTTTAATTCTTATCAAGTGCAGCCTGTTGCAATAGTGCGGCCTTTGGagagaaaacacattaaaaaaggaaagttgGACACTGTCCCAACCTATAAAG atgatTATAGAGCTTGGGACATTCAGAAAACTGAACTTTATAAACGAGAACAAACTTACTCTCCCCCCGCTGTGAAATTTGGAAATTCAACCACATTTCAGGACGACTATGTTCCACAGGAGATAAAGCCCAGGCAGAGCTTTAGACCCAGCTCTGTGGTCAAACGCTCCACATGCCCTTTTGATGGTGACACCAGTCATCGCCTTGACTATGTGCCTTACCAGCTAGAAGTCAAGTCCTCAAGGCCGAGAGAAGTTTACAAGCCAACCAGCCAACCCTTTGAGGATCTCACAACCCACCGACGTGACTTTCAGGGTCTGGCTGGTGAAACTGCGAAAATCTGCAGACCTGCACACACCAGAGTGACCCAAAGAGCTCATTTCGAAGGAAGCACTGAATTCCGTGAAAGTTTCCAGCCGTGGGAACTCCCGCCCCCTGAGGTCAGGAAAGTGCAGGAGTACGTTCCTCCTGCAGGTGCGATGCAGTCAGACAGCACGAGCCACCTCGACTACGTTCCCCATCAGGCCACGCGCGTCCTTCCCATCAGGCCGCTGTCCCATCGGAGCAGGAACAGTGATCCCTTCCAAGGGAAGAGCACCACAAAGGAAGACTTTCCCGCGTGGGAGAGTCGTCGCCAAGGCCCCGTCAAGCAGCAGCCGCAGATTCCTGCCCCGTCTGGAAGGTTCGAGGGTTTGAGCACTTTCAGGTGTCACTATGTGCCTCATGAACTGGTTCCAACGGAGAGCTGCAGACCTTTACAAGTTCCTGTTAAGAGTTCTGCTCCGTTTGATGACGTCACCATGTACTCCACAGAGTACGTGCCAAAGAGACGGGAGATCTGCCCTGCCAGCTGTCCTTCGCCTCCAGGCTATGTCTTCGAGCACACGGACTCCCGAGGTCATCAGTTCTTCCGCAAGGTCACTCCCGTGGTGAAGGCCTTCTGA
- the LOC100067745 gene encoding stabilizer of axonemal microtubules 2 isoform X3 yields MGNDKGKNLLPDDDYRAWDIQKTELYKREQTYSPPAVKFGNSTTFQDDYVPQEIKPRQSFRPSSVVKRSTCPFDGDTSHRLDYVPYQLEVKSSRPREVYKPTSQPFEDLTTHRRDFQGLAGETAKICRPAHTRVTQRAHFEGSTEFRESFQPWELPPPEVRKVQEYVPPAGAMQSDSTSHLDYVPHQATRVLPIRPLSHRSRNSDPFQGKSTTKEDFPAWESRRQGPVKQQPQIPAPSGRFEGLSTFRCHYVPHELVPTESCRPLQVPVKSSAPFDDVTMYSTEYVPKRREICPASCPSPPGYVFEHTDSRGHQFFRKVTPVVKAF; encoded by the exons ATGGGAAATGATAAAGGAAAGAATCTCCTGCCGGATG atgatTATAGAGCTTGGGACATTCAGAAAACTGAACTTTATAAACGAGAACAAACTTACTCTCCCCCCGCTGTGAAATTTGGAAATTCAACCACATTTCAGGACGACTATGTTCCACAGGAGATAAAGCCCAGGCAGAGCTTTAGACCCAGCTCTGTGGTCAAACGCTCCACATGCCCTTTTGATGGTGACACCAGTCATCGCCTTGACTATGTGCCTTACCAGCTAGAAGTCAAGTCCTCAAGGCCGAGAGAAGTTTACAAGCCAACCAGCCAACCCTTTGAGGATCTCACAACCCACCGACGTGACTTTCAGGGTCTGGCTGGTGAAACTGCGAAAATCTGCAGACCTGCACACACCAGAGTGACCCAAAGAGCTCATTTCGAAGGAAGCACTGAATTCCGTGAAAGTTTCCAGCCGTGGGAACTCCCGCCCCCTGAGGTCAGGAAAGTGCAGGAGTACGTTCCTCCTGCAGGTGCGATGCAGTCAGACAGCACGAGCCACCTCGACTACGTTCCCCATCAGGCCACGCGCGTCCTTCCCATCAGGCCGCTGTCCCATCGGAGCAGGAACAGTGATCCCTTCCAAGGGAAGAGCACCACAAAGGAAGACTTTCCCGCGTGGGAGAGTCGTCGCCAAGGCCCCGTCAAGCAGCAGCCGCAGATTCCTGCCCCGTCTGGAAGGTTCGAGGGTTTGAGCACTTTCAGGTGTCACTATGTGCCTCATGAACTGGTTCCAACGGAGAGCTGCAGACCTTTACAAGTTCCTGTTAAGAGTTCTGCTCCGTTTGATGACGTCACCATGTACTCCACAGAGTACGTGCCAAAGAGACGGGAGATCTGCCCTGCCAGCTGTCCTTCGCCTCCAGGCTATGTCTTCGAGCACACGGACTCCCGAGGTCATCAGTTCTTCCGCAAGGTCACTCCCGTGGTGAAGGCCTTCTGA